From Ovis aries strain OAR_USU_Benz2616 breed Rambouillet chromosome 21, ARS-UI_Ramb_v3.0, whole genome shotgun sequence, a single genomic window includes:
- the KCNK7 gene encoding potassium channel subfamily K member 7, with translation MGALRPWARYGLLAVAHLLALGLGATVLQALEGPPALRLQANLRAELATFQAEFGACLPAGALEELLGTALVAQAHGVSSLGNGSEARNWDLPSALLFTASLLTTTGFGHMAPLSAGGKAFCVAYTALGLPASLALVAALRHCLVPLLSRPGAWVATRWQLPPPRAALLQAVALGLLVVGVFVLLPALVLWGVQGDCSLLEAIYFCFSSLSTIGLGDLLPGRGSGLHPVLYHLCQLALLGYLLLGLLAMLLTVETFSELPQVRAMVKFFRSSGPVNAEDEGAILGQDELALSTMPPSAAAPAQVPAC, from the exons ATGGGGGCTCTAAGGCCCTGGGCCCGATACGGGCTACTGGCTGTGGCCCACCTGCTGGCCCTGGGCCTTGGGGCCACAGTGCTCCAAGCCCTGGAGGGGCCTCCAGCCCTTCGGCTGCAGGCCAACCTCAGGGCCGAGCTGGCCACCTTTCAGGCAGAGTTCGGGGCCTGCTTGCCAGCTGGGGCACTGGAAGAGCTGCTGGGCACCGCCCTGGTAGCCCAGGCCCATGGGGTTTCCAGCCTGGGCAATGGCTCTGAGGCGAGGAACTGGGATCTGCCCTCAGCCCTGCTCTTCACCGCCAGCCTCCTCACCACCACGG GTTTCGGCCACATGGCCCCGCTATCAGCTGGTGGAAAGGCCTTCTGTGTGGCCTATACAGCCCTGGGGCTGCCGGCCTCCTTAGCCCTTGTGGCTGCCCTGCGCCACTGCCTGGTGCCTCTGCTCAGCCGCCCCGGGGCCTGGGTAGCCACCCGCTGGCAGTTGCCGCCGCCCAGGGCTGCGCTGCTGCAGGCGGTTGCCCTGGGCCTGCTAGTGGTTGGTGTCTTCGTGCTACTGCCAGCACTGGTGCTGTGGGGAGTGCAGGGCGACTGCAGCCTGCTGGAggccatctacttctgcttcagctCCCTCAGCACCATCGGCCTGGGGGACCTGCTGCCGGGCCGCGGCAGTGGCCTGCATCCAGTGCTTTACCACCTCTGCCAGTTGGCGCTTCTGG GTTACTTGCTCCTGGGGCTCCTGGCCATGCTGCTGACTGTGGAGACCTTCTCGGAGCTGCCCCAGGTCCGTGCCATGGTGAAGTTCTTCAGGTCCAGCGGCCCTGTGAATGCTGAGGACGAAGGTGCCATCCTAGGCCAGGACGAACTGGCTCTGAGCACCATGCCACCCTCAGCAGCAGCCCCAGCACAGGTCCCAGCTTGCTGA